Proteins encoded by one window of Trichocoleus desertorum ATA4-8-CV12:
- the def gene encoding peptide deformylase yields the protein MTQARAIAQIGNPVLRQQAQAVREVHNQHFQQLIDDLILTAKDSNGVGIAAPQVSASCRLFIVASRPNIRYPQAPTMEPTAMINPRILAHTDDMVKGWEGCLSVPDVRGLVPRYKTITVEYCDRTGQLQQQELTDFVARIFQHELDHLDGILFPDRVESEQDLFTEAEYQKLITEGIKG from the coding sequence ATGACCCAAGCGAGAGCGATCGCTCAAATAGGAAATCCTGTACTCCGACAGCAAGCTCAAGCAGTTCGGGAAGTTCATAATCAGCATTTTCAGCAACTGATTGATGATCTGATTCTGACTGCAAAAGATTCAAATGGGGTGGGAATTGCAGCTCCACAAGTTTCAGCTTCTTGCCGTTTATTTATCGTGGCTTCTCGTCCCAACATTCGCTATCCTCAGGCTCCTACAATGGAGCCGACCGCAATGATTAACCCCCGCATTTTGGCCCATACCGACGACATGGTAAAAGGATGGGAAGGCTGTTTGAGTGTTCCAGATGTTCGAGGATTAGTTCCTAGATACAAAACAATTACAGTTGAGTATTGCGATCGCACAGGGCAACTACAACAGCAGGAACTAACTGATTTTGTGGCTCGTATTTTTCAACACGAATTGGACCATCTAGATGGTATTCTTTTCCCCGATCGCGTTGAGAGTGAACAAGATCTTTTCACAGAGGCAGAATATCAGAAACTCATAACTGAAGGGATAAAAGGGTAG
- the argS gene encoding arginine--tRNA ligase: MSSTIEQLKARFSQAFVAAFGAELAGTDPILVPASNPKFGDYQSNAPLSLTKKLGQPPRAIAEQIVQQLNVSDFCAPPIIAGPGFINLTLKPEYLAAQLRSMQAGERLGIEPVKQPQKVVVDFSSPNIAKEMHVGHLRSTIIGDSVARTLEFRGHDVLRLNHVGDWGTQFGMLITYLREACPEALTTSNALELGDLVTFYKRAKQRFDEDEAFKEASRQEVVRLQAGAEDSVRAWQLLCEQSRREFQTIYDRLDIHLTERGESFYNPLLAAVVEDLDKLGLLVEDQGAKCVFLKGFTNKDGQPLPLIVQKSDGGYNYATTDLAALRYRIQQDGADRIIYVTDAGQSNHFAQFFQVAQRAGWIPETVEVVHVPFGLVQGEDGKRLKTRSGDTIRLKDLLDEAIVRARADSETRLQEEEREETEEFKAHVAEVVGISAVKYADLSQNRNSNYIFSFNKMLDLKGNTAPYMLYAYARIQSISRKGGINFQSLGSDAELLLQSDFELVLAKHLLQLGEVLAMVEQDLLTNRLCQYLYELSQKFNQFYENCDVLKAEEPSRTSRLALCDLTAKTLKLGLSLLGISVLERM; this comes from the coding sequence ATGAGCTCTACGATTGAACAACTCAAAGCTCGGTTTAGCCAAGCCTTTGTTGCTGCTTTTGGGGCTGAGTTAGCTGGAACAGACCCAATATTGGTGCCTGCGAGTAATCCTAAGTTTGGTGATTACCAATCTAATGCACCCCTTTCCTTGACAAAGAAGTTGGGACAGCCACCCCGCGCGATCGCAGAGCAAATCGTTCAACAGCTGAATGTTTCTGATTTCTGTGCTCCTCCCATCATTGCTGGACCTGGTTTTATTAACTTGACACTCAAGCCAGAGTATTTAGCCGCTCAATTGCGATCGATGCAGGCGGGAGAGCGGCTAGGAATTGAGCCAGTGAAGCAGCCTCAAAAGGTAGTGGTTGATTTTTCTAGCCCTAACATTGCCAAAGAAATGCATGTGGGGCACTTGCGTTCCACAATTATTGGAGACTCTGTTGCCCGCACTTTAGAATTTCGTGGGCATGATGTGCTACGGCTCAATCATGTAGGCGATTGGGGCACTCAGTTCGGCATGTTGATTACCTACTTAAGAGAAGCCTGTCCAGAAGCTCTAACAACTTCCAATGCCTTGGAATTAGGTGATTTGGTTACATTCTATAAACGAGCCAAACAGCGTTTTGATGAGGATGAAGCCTTTAAGGAAGCCTCTCGGCAAGAAGTGGTGCGGTTGCAAGCTGGGGCAGAAGACTCAGTCCGGGCTTGGCAATTGTTGTGTGAGCAGTCTCGGCGGGAATTCCAGACGATTTACGATCGCCTAGATATCCACCTGACTGAGCGGGGAGAATCTTTTTACAATCCCTTACTGGCAGCAGTGGTTGAAGACTTAGATAAGTTAGGGCTTTTGGTGGAAGACCAAGGAGCAAAGTGCGTCTTTCTAAAAGGTTTCACGAATAAAGATGGACAACCATTGCCGCTGATTGTGCAGAAATCGGATGGGGGTTATAACTACGCCACGACTGATTTAGCCGCTCTGCGCTATCGGATTCAACAAGACGGAGCCGATCGCATTATTTATGTAACAGATGCGGGGCAGTCGAATCACTTTGCTCAGTTTTTCCAAGTGGCTCAGCGAGCGGGCTGGATTCCTGAAACTGTAGAAGTCGTTCATGTACCGTTTGGTTTAGTGCAGGGCGAGGATGGTAAACGGCTGAAAACTCGCTCTGGAGATACTATCCGCTTAAAAGATTTACTGGATGAGGCGATCGTGCGGGCTCGCGCAGATTCAGAAACTCGGCTACAAGAAGAAGAACGAGAGGAAACGGAAGAGTTTAAGGCTCATGTGGCTGAAGTTGTTGGGATTAGCGCAGTTAAGTATGCTGACTTAAGCCAAAACCGCAACAGCAACTATATCTTTAGCTTCAATAAAATGTTGGATCTAAAGGGTAATACGGCCCCTTACATGCTGTACGCTTACGCTCGAATTCAAAGTATTAGCCGTAAGGGAGGCATTAACTTTCAGAGCTTGGGGTCAGATGCTGAACTCCTGTTGCAGTCTGATTTTGAGCTAGTCTTAGCTAAGCATTTGTTGCAATTAGGCGAGGTGTTGGCAATGGTGGAGCAAGACTTATTGACTAATCGTCTTTGCCAGTACCTGTACGAATTGAGTCAAAAATTCAATCAATTCTATGAAAACTGTGATGTTTTGAAGGCAGAGGAGCCATCGAGAACCTCTCGGTTAGCCTTATGTGACTTGACTGCAAAAACATTAAAACTTGGCTTGTCGCTATTAGGAATTTCGGTCCTAGAGCGAATGTAG